A window of Lodderomyces beijingensis strain CBS 14171 genome assembly, chromosome: 1 contains these coding sequences:
- a CDS encoding mitochondrial 37S ribosomal protein uS5m, translating to MFRSTLAPMSALKRSLATSSRLLNEELTKASSKKIDNHLNFLKKYYSPELLESIKITESLVEPKEYLNLKSRGVKSRSSVPPKEVHRDYSKTDPEWQEPILYPNQGLGRVPYPPIPQVYSPDRDDLRIRFTDAPRGPHDSAQSATAIKTPREISRGISELTGLNERYIRNLYVRPLVMKRVSLKTAKGNIPNFFVMSIAGDRNGMIGLGIGKSRDGIRTAATKAHWAAAKNLKAIKRYDNRTILQAFNKKFHACRLKFSPAPIGFGLRCNRIVFEICQAAGIKDLRGKIHKSRNPMIVAQGFVEALQEQRSIEELALNRGKKIVELRKVYYSQ from the coding sequence ATGTTTCGGTCGACACTAGCGCCCATGCTGGCTCTCAAGAGGAGCTTGGCCACTTCACTGAGGCTACTCAACGAAGAACTAACCAAAGCATCCTCCAAGAAGATCGACAACCACTTGAactttttaaaaaaatactACTCGCCCGAGTTGTTAGAGAGCATCAAGATCACCGAATCGCTAGTTGAACCAAAAGAATatctcaatttgaaaagcagAGGCGTCAAGAGCCGCTCCAGTGTGCCGCCAAAAGAAGTCCACCGCGATTACTCCAAGACCGATCCCGAATGGCAAGAACCCATCTTGTACCCAAATCAAGGTTTAGGTAGAGTTCCATATCCGCCAATTCCGCAAGTGTACAGCCCAGATAGAGACGATTTGAGGATCCGGTTCACTGACGCACCGCGTGGGCCCCATGACCTGGCGCAATCTGCCACGGCCATCAAGACACCGCGCGAAATCTCCCGCGGGATCAGCGAATTGACGGGGTTGAATGAACGGTATATAAGGAATCTTTACGTGCGAccattggtgatgaagcGCGTTTCGCTCAAGACCGCCAAGGGCAACATCCCCAACTTCTTCGTCATGAGCATCGCGGGAGACCGAAACGGGATGATTGGGTTGGGCATCGGCAAATCGAGAGATGGGATCCGCACCGCTGCGACAAAGGCCCACTGGGCCGCTGCTAAAAACTTGAAAGCCATCAAACGGTACGATAACCGCACCATTTTGCAAGCTTTCAATAAGAAGTTCCACGCTTGCAGGTTAAAGTTTAGTCCCGCGCCCATTGGGTTTGGATTGAGATGCAATAGAATTGTGTTTGAAATCTGCCAAGCGGCCGGCATCAAGGACTTACGAGGCAAGATTCATAAACTGAGAAACCCCATGATTGTTGCTCAGGGTTTTGTAGAGGCATTGCAAGAACAGAGGTCGATTGAAGAGTTGGCTTTGAACCGTGGAAAGAAGATTGTTGAGTTGAGAAAAGTGTATTATTCTCAGTAA